Proteins encoded within one genomic window of Spodoptera frugiperda isolate SF20-4 chromosome 7, AGI-APGP_CSIRO_Sfru_2.0, whole genome shotgun sequence:
- the LOC118265649 gene encoding uncharacterized protein LOC118265649 has product MDWLCCLTSNMNKAISPQFHKTLNALIEALIKPETLKRDLFFAVLLIVIKENDFVLQGNREIHVLDYILTKKRDGGKIHQIFVVLNRFEGCPVNVILCPLDDTVLVNAFIDGTKETHSLCVPINEYMETSSLGIPSSFRQLPDLVASLREKIVIPMKASVLSYHSQPSCSLQGLPNDALYQILLSLSLNDILNIAKSCKKLSQVVKDENVWSRLFRRDFPKMRNNKEADWRNLYKKAYVKKNKKIDKKANWGKGYAMEQIPEWPDFVPVKDSRLEIIL; this is encoded by the coding sequence ATGGACTGGCTGTGTTGTCTCACTTCGAACATGAATAAGGCGATCTCGCCCCAGTTCCACAAAACACTGAACGCATTGATAGAAGCGTTAATCAAGCCCGAAACTTTGAAACGAGACTTGTTCTTTGCAGTCCTACTTATTGTGATCAAAGAAAATGATTTCGTACTCCAAGGGAACAGAGAAATTCACGTTTTAGATTACATATTAACCAAAAAACGGGACGGTGGTAAAAttcatcaaatatttgttgttttgaaTCGTTTTGAGGGATGTCCAGTGAATGTGATTTTATGTCCTTTAGATGATACAGTGTTGGTTAATGCGTTTATCGATGGTACTAAGGAGACTCATTCGTTATGTGTGCCCATTAATGAGTACATGGAAACATCATCTTTGGGTATCCCGTCCAGTTTTCGTCAATTACCAGACTTGGTAGCTTCATTGAGAGAGAAAATTGTGATTCCAATGAAGGCTAGTGTTCTGAGTTACCACAGCCAGCCTAGTTGCAGTTTGCAGGGTCTCCCCAATGATGCGTTGTATCAAATTCTGTTAAGTTTGTCTCTTAACGATATATTGAATATTGCAAAATCTTGCAAAAAGCTGAGTCAAGTTGTGAAGGATGAAAACGTCTGGTCTCGTCTTTTTAGAAGAGATTTTCCTAAGATGAGGAACAATAAAGAAGCTGATTGGCGCAATCTCTACAAGAAGGCTTATGTGAAGAAAAACAAGAAGATTGATAAAAAAGCAAACTGGGGTAAAGGGTATGCTATGGAACAAATTCCTGAGTGGCCAGATTTTGTGCCTGTGAAAGATTCTCGATTGGAGATCATTTTGTAG